One Herbaspirillum rubrisubalbicans genomic window carries:
- a CDS encoding PAS domain-containing protein has product MRLNLPVTEHERDIDAHASIVSRTDTGGRITYINPAFIAISGFTEQELIGAPQNIVRHPDMPELIFADLWSHLTACQPWTGLLKNRCKNGDFYWVRANVTPIWERGVCTGYMSVRTKPSRSEIQAAEQAYHALKKESDLLAVQRGAVVPTSLGSKLQALIMGRTA; this is encoded by the coding sequence ATGCGCCTCAACCTGCCAGTCACCGAGCATGAGCGCGACATCGATGCCCACGCCTCCATCGTCTCCCGTACCGACACCGGGGGCCGCATCACGTACATCAATCCTGCCTTCATTGCCATCAGTGGCTTTACCGAGCAAGAACTGATCGGTGCGCCGCAAAACATCGTGCGCCACCCGGACATGCCGGAACTGATCTTCGCCGACCTGTGGAGCCACCTCACGGCGTGCCAGCCCTGGACTGGCTTGCTCAAGAACCGCTGCAAGAATGGCGACTTCTACTGGGTCAGGGCCAATGTCACCCCGATCTGGGAACGCGGCGTATGCACCGGCTACATGTCGGTGCGCACCAAGCCCAGCCGCAGCGAGATCCAGGCTGCAGAGCAGGCCTATCACGCCTTGAAGAAGGAAAGCGACCTCCTGGCTGTGCAGCGTGGCGCAGTAGTGCCGACCAGCCTGGGCAGCAAGCTGCAGGCACTGATCATGGGTCGCACAGCATGA
- a CDS encoding response regulator transcription factor, whose amino-acid sequence MTTAHLAHIVGGEDSLGGPLVRLLEAAGFHVAHHPSADQFLQQATGSTPRGLVLEVHMQDVDAPQLRSLLDQRETGQPLIVITGEPSAMMQQEARSNALSTGQHSDMDAGTGKHEQPMLREQLVAAFRGALMPFDESGPQMQQRQEHHQRLKTLTRREREVLERLVKGRLNKQIAAELGTSERTVKAHRQQVMRKMNAGSLAALVAAMTRY is encoded by the coding sequence ATGACAACTGCACATCTCGCTCACATCGTTGGTGGTGAAGATTCGCTGGGTGGACCGCTGGTCCGCCTGCTGGAAGCCGCCGGATTCCATGTCGCCCACCATCCCTCGGCCGACCAGTTCCTGCAGCAGGCCACCGGAAGTACACCACGCGGACTGGTCCTGGAAGTTCATATGCAGGACGTGGACGCCCCACAATTGCGTTCGCTGCTGGATCAACGTGAAACAGGCCAGCCCCTGATCGTCATCACCGGCGAACCGTCGGCGATGATGCAGCAAGAGGCCAGAAGCAATGCGCTGTCGACCGGCCAGCACAGCGACATGGATGCCGGTACCGGCAAGCACGAGCAGCCGATGCTGCGCGAGCAACTGGTGGCGGCGTTTCGGGGGGCGCTGATGCCGTTTGACGAGTCCGGCCCGCAGATGCAACAGCGGCAGGAACATCACCAACGCCTCAAGACCCTGACCCGGCGTGAACGCGAAGTACTGGAGCGGCTGGTGAAGGGGCGCCTGAACAAGCAGATCGCCGCCGAACTGGGTACCTCCGAACGTACCGTGAAGGCGCATCGCCAGCAGGTCATGCGCAAGATGAATGCCGGTTCCCTGGCCGCGCTGGTGGCGGCGATGACGCGCTACTGA
- a CDS encoding ATP-binding protein, producing MGHYDALMASECARCCTVDGAPDIQALVKSNARYRHIIGNTPAIIYSSVPSGDFRLTFVSENASRVLGYEPQEMLDDPNFWFNHIHPDDTANIFSSLAMLFVEDQKIYEYRFRTRDGSYLWMHDTLRLIRDASGTPLEVIGLMTDITGRKQLEDALQCQAEEQRALIEQLKMAQAQLLQSEKLASIGQLAAGVAHEINNPIGFVNANLNTLGNYVATLLEGIKLYQCVAGGKLPSSVAQSELQSFEDRADLQFLSEDVTELLSESNEGLQRVKNIVQSLKDFSRTGESNWQMADLHRGLDSTLNIANNELKYKVNIVKQYGELPMVKCLASELNQVFMNLLVNAAQAISERGSVTIRTERHGDRVAVSISDTGHGIAPEHINRIFEPFFTTKPVGSGTGLGLSLSYGIIKKHGGDIHVCSEPGQGTTFRIELPIDPASVQTPVGVMGEPGEAS from the coding sequence ATGGGACATTACGATGCATTGATGGCCAGCGAGTGCGCCCGTTGCTGCACCGTGGATGGGGCTCCCGACATCCAGGCACTGGTGAAATCCAACGCCCGCTACCGGCACATCATCGGCAACACCCCGGCCATCATCTACAGCAGTGTGCCCTCGGGCGATTTCCGCTTGACCTTCGTCAGCGAGAACGCCTCCCGGGTGCTGGGCTACGAGCCCCAGGAAATGCTGGACGATCCCAACTTCTGGTTCAATCACATCCATCCCGACGACACCGCCAACATCTTTTCCAGCCTGGCCATGCTGTTCGTGGAAGACCAGAAGATCTATGAATACCGCTTCCGTACCCGCGACGGCAGCTACCTGTGGATGCATGACACGCTGCGCCTGATCAGGGATGCCAGCGGCACCCCGCTGGAAGTGATCGGACTGATGACCGACATCACCGGGCGCAAGCAACTGGAAGACGCCCTGCAATGCCAGGCCGAAGAACAACGCGCCCTGATCGAGCAACTCAAGATGGCGCAGGCGCAGTTGCTGCAGTCGGAAAAACTGGCCTCCATCGGCCAGCTCGCCGCCGGCGTGGCGCACGAGATCAACAACCCGATCGGCTTTGTCAACGCCAACCTCAATACCCTGGGCAATTACGTCGCCACGCTGCTGGAAGGAATCAAGCTCTACCAGTGCGTGGCCGGCGGCAAGCTGCCCAGCAGTGTGGCGCAATCCGAACTGCAATCCTTCGAAGACCGCGCTGACCTGCAATTCCTGAGCGAAGACGTCACCGAGCTCTTGTCCGAATCCAACGAAGGCTTGCAACGGGTCAAGAACATCGTGCAGTCGCTCAAGGATTTCTCACGCACCGGCGAGAGCAACTGGCAGATGGCCGACCTGCATCGCGGCCTGGACAGCACCCTCAACATCGCCAACAACGAATTGAAGTACAAGGTCAACATCGTCAAGCAATATGGCGAACTGCCCATGGTCAAGTGCCTGGCGTCGGAACTGAACCAGGTCTTCATGAACCTGCTGGTCAATGCCGCCCAGGCCATCAGCGAACGCGGCAGCGTGACCATCCGCACCGAACGGCATGGCGACCGGGTGGCCGTGAGCATCAGCGATACCGGCCACGGCATCGCGCCGGAACACATCAACCGCATCTTCGAACCTTTCTTCACTACCAAGCCGGTCGGCAGCGGGACTGGCCTGGGACTGTCGCTGTCCTACGGCATCATCAAGAAGCATGGCGGCGATATTCATGTCTGCAGTGAACCGGGCCAAGGCACCACCTTTCGGATCGAATTGCCCATCGATCCCGCCAGCGTCCAGACGCCCGTGGGCGTCATGGGCGAACCAGGAGAAGCATCATGA
- a CDS encoding SDR family oxidoreductase yields MSDTRPEGVPAQHQAHQPGSEQQMQPRPHSTPAGEPGRRLAGKVALITGGDSGIGRAVALAYAREGARLATVYLDEEEDARQTQQQVQGLDAPCLLLPGDVGSPEFCRSAVRAVMEAYGRLDVLVNNAAQQYPAKSIEQISQEQLEHTFRTNIFSMFYMVKEAMPFLTRGARIINTTSVTAYRGSKHLVDYAATKGAIVAFTRSLSQQLAAAGIHVNAVAPGPIWTPLIPSSFSEEEVASFGKNVPLGRPGQPNEVAPAYVFLATEGASYMTGQVLHPNGGEIVNT; encoded by the coding sequence ATGAGCGATACCCGACCCGAGGGCGTACCCGCCCAGCATCAAGCCCATCAACCCGGTAGCGAGCAGCAGATGCAGCCGCGCCCGCACAGCACCCCGGCCGGCGAACCCGGCCGGCGCCTGGCTGGCAAGGTGGCGCTCATCACCGGTGGCGACAGCGGCATCGGTCGCGCCGTGGCATTGGCCTATGCGCGCGAAGGCGCACGCCTGGCCACCGTCTACCTGGATGAAGAAGAGGATGCCCGCCAGACCCAGCAGCAGGTACAGGGTCTGGATGCCCCCTGCCTGCTGCTGCCGGGCGACGTCGGTTCGCCCGAGTTCTGCCGCAGTGCCGTGCGTGCGGTGATGGAGGCCTATGGTCGCCTGGACGTGCTGGTCAACAATGCGGCCCAACAGTATCCGGCCAAGAGCATCGAGCAGATTTCACAGGAGCAGCTGGAACACACCTTCCGCACCAACATCTTCTCGATGTTCTACATGGTCAAGGAAGCCATGCCCTTCCTCACCCGGGGTGCGCGCATCATCAACACCACCTCCGTGACCGCCTATCGCGGCAGCAAGCACCTGGTCGACTATGCCGCCACCAAGGGTGCCATCGTGGCCTTCACGCGCTCGCTGTCGCAACAACTGGCCGCCGCCGGCATCCACGTCAATGCGGTGGCGCCGGGTCCGATCTGGACTCCGCTGATTCCATCCAGCTTCAGCGAGGAAGAAGTCGCCAGCTTCGGCAAGAACGTCCCGCTGGGCCGACCGGGGCAGCCCAACGAAGTGGCACCGGCCTATGTCTTCCTGGCCACCGAAGGCGCCTCCTACATGACCGGGCAGGTGCTGCATCCCAATGGCGGCGAGATCGTCAATACCTGA
- a CDS encoding EAL domain-containing protein translates to MNNKSKVVALAIVATVVAAIAPVAGMLWLSRQAVIQAEHERLARYAETVVERAESTFQATQRSLKSLSPLFLHPCSDEHIAQMRMIAVYSNAIEEIGYYEYGQLKCTSWERNVQAQRRAQPRPLFTTREGVGVAPQQPSFIAGGPSMMSIQYGSHAALVHRDRFVDVVLEDGVHVVLARNGFGQVAQYGIPIDPGVAAHALRGVGQQDVDGFFVSTVSRDGWTAAAIINGQQVLDSMTSEQRWFLPVGVLLGLALVLLVVRASQARLSPLAELQLAVCKREFIVCYQPIIELDSGRCVGAEALIRWKRPDGSIVRPDLFIPLAEESGLILPLTDLVIETVVAELGAILRADRALHVAINVAAQDIKTGRILEVVGKNLAGTDIRTEQIWMEATERGCMDIASARVTLARARELGHSMALDDFGTGYSNLQYLQGLPMDALKIDKSFVSTIGTGAATSAVIDHIIAMAKSLNLYIVAEGVETLEQAAYLSQQEVDFVQGWLFAKPMPAGEFVDFYRATLADYGTGPEIIRGPYPANEPASPLKLV, encoded by the coding sequence GTGAACAATAAAAGCAAGGTGGTGGCACTGGCGATCGTCGCCACGGTCGTTGCCGCCATCGCACCGGTGGCGGGAATGCTGTGGCTATCGCGTCAGGCGGTAATCCAGGCCGAGCACGAACGGCTGGCGCGCTATGCCGAAACCGTAGTGGAACGCGCCGAAAGCACCTTTCAGGCCACCCAGCGCTCGCTCAAGAGCCTCTCGCCGCTGTTCTTGCATCCCTGCTCGGATGAGCATATCGCGCAGATGCGCATGATTGCCGTCTATTCCAATGCCATCGAGGAGATAGGGTATTACGAATACGGCCAGCTCAAGTGCACTTCCTGGGAGCGCAATGTACAGGCGCAGCGGCGTGCGCAGCCAAGACCCCTGTTTACGACCCGGGAGGGTGTCGGCGTGGCGCCGCAGCAGCCCTCTTTCATTGCCGGTGGTCCCAGCATGATGTCGATCCAGTACGGTTCCCACGCTGCCCTGGTGCATCGCGATCGTTTCGTCGACGTGGTGCTGGAAGATGGCGTGCACGTGGTGCTGGCGCGCAATGGTTTCGGACAGGTGGCCCAGTACGGGATACCGATCGACCCCGGCGTAGCAGCACATGCGCTGCGCGGCGTGGGGCAACAGGATGTCGATGGTTTCTTTGTCTCTACCGTCAGCCGCGATGGCTGGACGGCGGCGGCCATCATCAATGGCCAGCAGGTGCTCGACAGCATGACCAGCGAGCAGCGCTGGTTCCTGCCGGTGGGGGTGCTGCTGGGACTGGCCCTGGTGCTGCTGGTGGTGCGCGCGTCGCAGGCGCGCCTGTCGCCACTGGCCGAACTGCAACTGGCGGTGTGCAAGCGCGAATTCATCGTCTGTTACCAACCCATCATCGAGCTCGATAGCGGCCGCTGCGTGGGCGCCGAAGCGCTGATCCGCTGGAAGCGCCCGGATGGCAGCATCGTGCGGCCCGATCTGTTTATTCCCCTGGCCGAGGAAAGCGGCCTGATCCTGCCGCTGACCGACCTGGTCATCGAAACCGTGGTGGCCGAACTCGGCGCCATCCTGCGCGCTGACCGTGCCCTGCACGTGGCCATCAACGTGGCGGCCCAGGACATCAAGACCGGTCGCATCCTGGAAGTGGTCGGCAAGAATCTAGCGGGCACCGATATCCGTACCGAGCAGATCTGGATGGAAGCGACCGAGCGCGGCTGCATGGACATCGCTTCGGCTCGCGTCACCCTGGCCCGGGCGCGCGAGCTGGGGCATTCGATGGCGCTGGATGACTTCGGTACCGGTTATTCCAACCTGCAATACCTGCAGGGCCTGCCCATGGATGCGCTCAAGATCGACAAGTCCTTCGTCAGCACCATCGGCACGGGGGCTGCCACCAGTGCCGTGATCGATCACATCATTGCCATGGCCAAGAGCCTGAACCTGTACATCGTCGCCGAAGGCGTGGAGACGCTGGAACAGGCCGCCTACCTGAGCCAGCAGGAGGTCGACTTCGTGCAGGGCTGGCTGTTTGCCAAGCCCATGCCGGCTGGTGAGTTCGTCGATTTCTATCGGGCCACCTTGGCCGACTATGGTACCGGGCCGGAGATCATTCGCGGGCCGTATCCGGCCAACGAGCCGGCGTCCCCGCTCAAGCTGGTGTGA
- a CDS encoding DUF1987 domain-containing protein — protein MDNLFIAASASSPEVDFRFDQRTLSLKGESYPENAAQFWGDIITTLRRFLADDQEGSPITVNVALAYFNSSSTKMLFSLFDALNEKAEAGTEVVLNWYHDEEDDTIFEFGQELQEDFAALVFHDHAVQS, from the coding sequence ATGGACAATCTATTCATCGCCGCCAGCGCCAGCTCCCCTGAAGTGGATTTCCGCTTCGACCAGCGCACGCTTTCGCTGAAGGGCGAATCCTATCCCGAGAATGCCGCCCAGTTCTGGGGCGACATCATCACCACTCTGCGTCGCTTCCTGGCCGATGACCAGGAGGGCAGCCCCATCACCGTCAACGTGGCCCTGGCTTACTTCAACAGTTCCAGCACCAAGATGTTGTTCTCGTTGTTCGATGCCTTGAACGAGAAGGCAGAAGCCGGCACCGAAGTCGTCCTCAATTGGTACCACGATGAGGAAGACGATACCATCTTCGAATTCGGCCAGGAGTTGCAGGAAGACTTCGCCGCGTTGGTCTTCCACGATCACGCGGTACAGAGCTGA
- a CDS encoding SpoIIE family protein phosphatase — MIRGLSKITTRASTVESHFSLTPVMGSKLFQPTAGALAVQVPVVQFDENNATVLEIFGQHKELVSLPVVEQQRPIGLISRHIFMSQMSKPYHRELYERKSCIAFMDKNPLIVEADTPIETLGALAVASGDKTLADGFLIVEQGRLAGLGAGLALMRELVAMQEEKNRQVMQSIDYASVIQRAMLSTSRAAMSQALADACLVWEPRDVVGGDFYHFEGHAGGWFAAVGDCTGHGVPGAFLTLIASSSLKQALELHGPHDPARLMREVNRSMKRVLGQHGQADKPSESDDGMDACFFWFDSTTRTLTSSSAKMPLFLLVADGTEVLTVEGKRVGLGYVDTPEDMQWDNHSQVIEPGAMVFVCTDGVIDQIGGPKHIAFGKQRLRRTLLEHGRLAMPALGRMVMDIHAHYQGSQRRRDDICFFAARPGGTSLQDSQHGMHA; from the coding sequence ATGATCCGCGGTCTATCCAAAATCACGACGCGGGCGAGTACGGTGGAAAGTCATTTCAGTCTGACTCCGGTCATGGGGAGCAAGTTGTTCCAGCCGACAGCAGGTGCGCTGGCGGTACAGGTGCCGGTGGTCCAGTTCGATGAGAACAATGCGACGGTGCTGGAAATTTTCGGCCAGCACAAGGAACTGGTGAGCCTGCCAGTGGTGGAGCAGCAGCGGCCGATCGGCTTGATCAGCCGGCATATCTTCATGTCCCAGATGTCCAAGCCGTATCACCGTGAGCTGTATGAGCGCAAGAGCTGCATCGCGTTCATGGACAAGAATCCCCTCATCGTCGAAGCCGATACCCCCATCGAAACCCTGGGCGCGCTGGCCGTGGCCTCGGGGGACAAGACCCTGGCCGATGGCTTCCTGATTGTCGAGCAAGGCCGCTTGGCCGGACTGGGCGCGGGTCTGGCGCTGATGCGCGAACTGGTGGCCATGCAGGAAGAAAAAAACCGCCAGGTCATGCAGAGCATCGACTACGCCAGCGTGATCCAACGTGCCATGCTGAGCACCTCGCGCGCCGCCATGAGCCAGGCGCTGGCCGATGCCTGCCTGGTCTGGGAGCCACGCGACGTGGTCGGTGGCGACTTCTATCATTTCGAAGGCCATGCCGGTGGCTGGTTTGCCGCCGTGGGCGATTGCACCGGCCATGGCGTGCCGGGCGCCTTCCTGACCCTGATTGCATCGTCGTCGCTCAAGCAGGCGTTGGAACTGCACGGCCCGCATGATCCGGCGCGCCTGATGCGCGAGGTCAATCGCAGCATGAAGCGGGTGCTGGGCCAGCATGGGCAGGCCGACAAACCTTCCGAATCCGACGATGGCATGGATGCCTGCTTCTTCTGGTTCGACAGCACTACCCGTACCCTCACCAGCAGCAGCGCCAAGATGCCGCTGTTCCTGTTGGTGGCCGACGGTACCGAGGTGTTGACGGTGGAAGGCAAGCGCGTGGGCCTGGGTTACGTCGATACCCCCGAGGACATGCAATGGGACAACCACAGCCAGGTGATCGAACCGGGTGCCATGGTGTTCGTGTGCACCGATGGTGTGATCGACCAGATCGGCGGCCCCAAGCATATCGCCTTCGGCAAGCAGCGTTTGCGGCGCACGCTGCTGGAGCATGGTCGCCTGGCGATGCCGGCGCTGGGACGCATGGTGATGGATATCCATGCGCATTACCAGGGCAGCCAGCGGCGCCGCGACGATATCTGCTTTTTCGCTGCCCGTCCGGGCGGCACCTCCCTTCAAGACAGTCAACACGGAATGCACGCATGA
- a CDS encoding SiaB family protein kinase: MNGIQQEWAEFHSYVARRDIVFYYVGYFSQTIIAAMAEAVKLRAEHTGALAQTRRKLFSSFIEMAQNIVHYSADLHEKEGKVTEPPMRHGAVFITQTDGHYFLHCANPVDADMADKLRIKLEHLRSLTNDEIKAAYKEMLRSETPPDSKGAGLGFLTVARDASAPLDFEFSQPGADGEQTFYLRATI; the protein is encoded by the coding sequence ATGAACGGTATCCAGCAGGAGTGGGCGGAGTTCCACAGCTATGTCGCCCGGCGCGACATCGTCTTTTACTACGTCGGCTATTTTTCCCAGACCATCATCGCCGCCATGGCCGAGGCCGTAAAATTGCGTGCCGAGCATACCGGTGCGCTGGCACAGACACGACGCAAGCTGTTTTCTTCCTTCATCGAGATGGCGCAGAATATCGTTCACTATTCGGCCGATCTGCATGAAAAAGAGGGCAAGGTCACCGAGCCACCGATGCGCCATGGCGCCGTCTTCATCACCCAGACCGATGGCCACTATTTCCTGCATTGCGCCAACCCGGTTGATGCCGATATGGCCGACAAGCTGCGTATCAAGCTGGAACACCTGCGCTCGCTGACCAATGATGAGATCAAGGCCGCCTATAAGGAAATGCTGCGTTCCGAGACGCCGCCCGACAGCAAGGGTGCCGGGCTGGGCTTCCTGACGGTGGCGCGCGATGCCAGCGCGCCGCTGGACTTCGAATTTTCGCAGCCTGGCGCCGATGGCGAGCAGACCTTCTATCTCAGGGCCACCATCTGA
- a CDS encoding HD domain-containing phosphohydrolase → MSAIHSQEIQTLQQADPFALPPPCVLLVDDEQSILSALKRTFRPQGYQLLTATSAEAGLDILASAEVDLVISDMRMPGMNGAQFLAQVRQRWPATMRILLTGYSEIGSTISAINDGGINHYLAKPWDDRELLMTVTHALEEQQLRKQKMALERKVREQNLQLADFNRQLERQVQARTEELRQTVMFLESGQEEEQKAFLAMMQVFSDISELRAGLATGQSARVARWCEQLSLRMGMTSHHAKDAMMAGMLHGIGKLDLSDELVRKPIEKMSSEELQRFLWHPVKGQMLLTPIPTLAEAGEIIRHQHERYDGRGVPESLSGDAIPLGSRILAVVRDFEGLCNGGITSNNVSVEKALAMLRTHANHRYDPLVVETFIAMMEEQRLALEQQTRLLSPQELRVGMKLAEDLRTRSGVLLLNKEHILDEAILTRLRRFELIDEMPLKARILLH, encoded by the coding sequence ATGAGCGCTATTCACAGCCAGGAAATCCAGACCCTGCAACAAGCCGACCCGTTCGCCCTGCCGCCGCCGTGCGTGCTGCTGGTGGACGATGAGCAGAGCATCCTGTCGGCCTTGAAGCGTACCTTCCGGCCCCAGGGCTATCAGTTGCTGACCGCCACCAGCGCCGAAGCCGGCCTGGACATCCTGGCCAGCGCCGAGGTCGACCTGGTGATCTCGGACATGCGGATGCCCGGCATGAACGGCGCCCAGTTCCTGGCCCAGGTGCGCCAGCGCTGGCCGGCCACCATGCGCATCCTATTGACCGGTTATTCCGAGATCGGCAGCACCATCTCGGCCATCAACGATGGTGGCATCAACCACTACCTGGCCAAGCCCTGGGACGACCGCGAGCTCTTGATGACGGTCACCCATGCGCTGGAAGAACAGCAATTGCGCAAGCAAAAGATGGCGCTGGAACGCAAGGTGCGCGAGCAGAACCTGCAACTGGCCGACTTCAATCGCCAACTGGAACGCCAGGTCCAGGCGCGCACCGAAGAACTGCGGCAGACCGTGATGTTCCTGGAAAGCGGCCAGGAAGAAGAACAGAAAGCCTTCCTGGCCATGATGCAGGTGTTCTCCGACATCAGCGAATTGCGCGCGGGCCTGGCCACCGGTCAGTCGGCGCGGGTAGCCCGCTGGTGCGAACAGCTCTCGCTGCGCATGGGCATGACCAGCCACCATGCCAAGGATGCGATGATGGCCGGGATGCTGCATGGCATCGGCAAGCTGGACCTGTCCGATGAACTGGTGCGCAAGCCCATCGAAAAGATGAGCAGCGAGGAACTGCAGCGCTTCCTGTGGCATCCGGTCAAGGGCCAGATGCTGTTGACGCCGATCCCAACCCTGGCCGAGGCCGGCGAGATCATCCGCCACCAGCATGAACGCTATGACGGTCGCGGCGTGCCGGAAAGCCTCTCGGGCGACGCTATCCCGCTGGGTTCGCGCATCCTGGCCGTGGTGCGTGACTTCGAAGGCCTGTGCAATGGCGGCATCACCAGCAACAACGTCTCGGTGGAAAAGGCCCTGGCCATGCTGCGCACCCATGCCAACCATCGCTACGATCCGCTGGTGGTGGAAACCTTCATCGCCATGATGGAAGAACAGCGCCTGGCGCTGGAGCAACAGACCAGACTGCTATCACCGCAAGAACTGCGGGTGGGCATGAAGCTGGCCGAGGATCTGCGCACCCGCTCGGGGGTCTTGCTGCTCAACAAGGAACACATCCTCGACGAAGCCATCCTGACGCGCCTGCGGCGCTTCGAGTTGATCGATGAAATGCCCTTGAAGGCCAGGATACTCTTGCACTAA
- a CDS encoding GGDEF domain-containing protein, translating into MEEVDLFHAEAQALRRASEVLADVASDAAAHRAALEELVQHYGQLMRQSRRLISRSDRTERELNLLNTRLKQLSDELDYKARHDNLTGALNRGAVFERAHQILEQSSMSLIVLDIDFFKRINDEFGHPTGDAVIRELVGRLRTTLADTGVIGRVGGEEFTILLPDMVLEQAVVLAAKIRQAIAGERFQCLPARAVTSSFGVAWAVAGSDFEDAYARADQALYQAKRGGRNRVESEDTVAG; encoded by the coding sequence ATGGAAGAGGTCGACCTTTTCCACGCCGAAGCCCAGGCCTTGCGCCGTGCCTCCGAGGTGCTGGCCGATGTCGCCAGCGATGCGGCTGCCCATCGTGCCGCGCTGGAAGAACTGGTGCAGCACTATGGCCAGTTGATGCGCCAGAGCCGTCGCCTGATTTCGCGCAGCGACCGCACCGAGCGCGAACTGAACCTGCTCAATACGCGCCTGAAGCAGTTGAGCGATGAGCTCGATTACAAGGCCAGGCATGACAATCTCACCGGTGCTCTCAATCGCGGCGCGGTATTTGAACGGGCGCATCAGATTCTGGAACAATCCTCGATGTCGCTGATCGTGCTGGACATCGATTTCTTCAAGCGCATCAACGATGAATTCGGCCATCCCACGGGCGACGCCGTGATCCGCGAACTGGTTGGGCGCTTGCGTACCACCCTGGCCGACACGGGCGTGATCGGACGAGTCGGGGGCGAGGAATTCACCATCCTGCTGCCGGACATGGTGCTGGAACAGGCGGTGGTCCTGGCCGCCAAGATCCGCCAGGCGATTGCCGGCGAACGCTTCCAGTGCCTGCCGGCGCGGGCGGTCACTTCCAGCTTCGGCGTGGCCTGGGCGGTGGCGGGCAGCGATTTCGAAGACGCCTATGCGCGTGCTGACCAGGCCCTGTACCAGGCCAAGCGCGGCGGTCGCAATCGGGTGGAGTCCGAGGATACGGTGGCCGGTTAA